One Hevea brasiliensis isolate MT/VB/25A 57/8 chromosome 6, ASM3005281v1, whole genome shotgun sequence genomic window, GATGGGAGGACATCAAAAATCAAACTTGGGTGTCCCAAATTAAAACCCAATTTTGAATTTCCAGCATCAATTTTGCAGAGCAACAACTCAGAAAGAAACGTGCATATGCAAGAAAATGAATGAACACCTAACCCAACAATAATAATAGCTTTGAGTTTGATTGCAAAATTTAGGTTTAGTGGTACCTACACTTTTGTGTCAAATCCAACCATATGGTCCTTCAAAGCTTTGATGCATACTTCAAATTAAGTTTTGCATAATTAATATTAGTATTGCTACTGTCATGTCCATCAATGGTAGGATGTCTCTCATTACAACCATACTTTGAATTTCATTCTagttgaaattaaataaaatttttaaaattttattgtaacGATGAATGCGAAACTGATTATTTAACTTGATTTGATTTAGCAATCGAAGACATTGACCtcaattaatttgaaattaaaattgaattgttATTGTGTTGttgatttttatattatttgaatGATTCCTTCTCCAAAAACAAAGAATGGGCATCGGCAACAATTTGGTTAGGGAAGAACAGCATCTGGTGGGGAATGGAATATGCCAAACTACGTCGTTTCTAGAGAAAGACGAAAGCGGCATCGTTTAGATCACAAGAACACAATTCGGATGGCCTTGTAAGAAAGTCCGCTCTCGATTGGATCAAAGATCACACCAACAAGAAAAGAGGCTGAAACGATGCCTCGTCTGTCTCCTTGCTTCCATTCTCTCTCTTATATCATAAATCTGTAGAGAGAGAATGTTCACTCTTTATTTCCATCTATATCCCCGGCTTTTTCTTCTGTTCTTCTGCTCCCCTAGATTCAATCTCCGCCGTtaaattccttctcctcctcctcctcctcatcatcATCATCGCCCTCCTCGCCGCCGACACCTGTACGgtccataatttttttaaaaaaattaagggaattttggGGAGAGGGGGTTTTGTCTATTTAATTAAAGTGTCAGGGTTTTTGATTGTTATAGAGAGAAAAAGTTTACGTTTTGCACTATTATGGAACCGCGCGTTGGTAACAAGTTCCGTCTCGGTCGCAAGATCGGTAGTGGATCATTTGGAGAGATCTATCTCGGtttgttttcctttttaaatcacttatTGTATCTCTTGAATTTGCTCTTTTACTAATTTTGGTAATTTTTTTTCCTTGGATATTTTCAGGTACTAATATTCAAACAAACGAGGAAGTTGCAATTAAGCTTGTGAGTATTTTTTGTTTATTTCCCATTTGGTTCCAGTTAATTTTTTTGCTAAATTCTGTTCAGTTTTAGTGTTAAATTTGTGTTTTATGGACTGTTAAGTGGCTGGGATTATGAATTGTTGCATTGGAGATGATTGCTTGAAAAAAACGTATGAGCTTTAGTTTCAATGCTGGTTTATCTAGTTGATTAAGATGTTGGCAACTGCTTCGTGTTTCTTTCTTCTGGTTTTTCTGTGAATGTACTTCATATTCTAGTTCACCAATGGCATGGGTTTATATTCTATTAAGTGTCTTTAGTGGTTTAGTTACGAAATTCTTTGTCATTTTCTTACTTAGGAAACTATCAAGACAAAGCATCCTCAGTTACAGTCTGAGTCAAGGTTATATAAGATTCTACAGGGAGGAAGTAATGACCCTTTCTTTGTTATCCTGATTACCATTtgttttatttctgttatttttttCCTGATTGTTTTTGTGGCTGGTTATTGTAATTTTGGCAGCTGGAGTTCCAAATGTTAGATGGTTTGGTGTTGAAGGGGACTATAATGTCCTCGTGATGGATTTACTGGGACCTAGTCTTGAAGATTTGTTCAACTTTTGTAGTAGGAAACTGTCTCTCAGGACTGTTCTGATGCTTGCAGACCAGATGGTAGGATCTCTATTTTCCAATGAACGTTCTTATAATGTTATATGATTTGTATcatttcttttattcttttttcaATTGTAATATTCCTGTCAGATTAATCGTGTTGAATTTGTTCATTCCAAATCATACCTCCATCGAGATATCAAGCCAGACAACTTCCTAATGGGTTTAGGAAGGCGTGCCACTCAGGTCTCAATTTGATATTGATTCCTATTATTTGCCTTTTCTTTCTTGTTCAATTTTTGGACTGTTGCCTGATGTCTACATGAATGCAGGTCTATATCATTGACTTTGGTCTGGCTAAGAAGTACCGAGACACTTCAACGCATCAGCATATTCCTTACaggttaataattttgaactctaAGTAGGATAGGTCAGTTAATTTCTATTGTTTGTGAGCTTTCAATGTCAGATCTCATTGCTACACCTTTTGTTTCTAGCTTTGTGCAATCTCTGATTTGTTTGTGCAGactgaatatttttatttaaattatatgatGTGCTTACTTTGGAACTGATTTGCTTATTTAAATTGCAGAGAAAATAAGAATTTGACGGGAACTGCAAGATATGCTAGCATGAATACTCATCTTGGCATTGGTATGTTAATGTTATTTTGTTTTAGTTTTCCCAGTGTGTTCCTGGCGTAATTTGTAATTGGTttatataaattatgttttgttgaTTGTCTTTCATATGTATTTCATAGAACAAAGTCGCAGGGATGATTTAGAATCACTTGGATATGTTCTGATGTATTTTTTAAGGGGAAGGTAAACGTCCTAGTTATCCACTATTAGCTCATTTCATACTTTTGTTGCATGATTTGCTTGATTGTGGCCTATTTATGTTTGTAGTCTTCCGTGGCAAGGACTAAAAGCAGGGAACAAGAAGCAAAAGTATGAAAAGATAAGTGAAAAGAAAGTATCAACTTCTATTGAGGTAAAGTTGTGCCATAAATAGCATCTTTGTTTCATAGTATTGTCCATCTTTATTGAACTGATTTGAAGGCTCACTGCATCCTCTTTAGGCCTTATGTCGTGGTAATCCCACAGAATTTGCATCCTACTTCCATTACTGTCGGTCATTGCGTTTTGATGATAAACCAGATTATGCTTACCTGAGAAGGCTTTTCCGTGATCTTTTTATTCGTGAAGGTTTGAACTTTACTTACTGTTATCCTTTTGTTATTAGATGTTATGCAGGCATAAAATCTAAAGCAGTAATAAAATCAAATACTATGCCGCTATAATCAGTTAGATTTCCTTCTTACTTCAGGTTTCCAGTTTGACTATGTCTTCGATTGGACAATTTTGAAATATCAGCAATCTCAGATTGCCAATCCTCCTACTCGTGTACTTGTAATCATTAATATATTGTTGTTCTTCTCAAGTATTCTATAATAAGCTATGGAATCcaatatttcatttatttcttctacaggGCCCTGTCGCTGGACCAAGCTCTGGCATGCCTCCTACTGGTGCTAACGTTGACAAGCAATCAGGTTTCTTTACTGCTTTCCATTTCAGGGTTTTGTATGAGTTTTATATTCTTTTATCTACTTGTATAGAGAGATGCATAATGTGTATATTTTTGCACTTAATCACAGGTGGGGAAGAGGGTAGACCTGGTTGGCCTTCAACAGATTCCTCTCGAAGGAGAAACTCTGGACCAATTACAAGTTCTGTAAACATATTTAAGCAAAAAGGTCCTGTTGCAAATGATCTATCCTCATCCAAAGATGCTGCAGTAAGTCATTCCAACATGTATCTGCTTATGATTGGAAGTACTATACAAGTGCACTCGTCAATACCTTGTGTTATTATAGATGGACTTGTAATAACTGTCTTTAACTCCATTATGGTATTTGAATGCTGTGTTGGTGTTTTTGTGATGGTGATGTTTCATTAATGCTCAACATTGTTAGGATTCATTTTGTATGCTTGGTCTTGTGCAGTTATCCAGCTCAAATTTTCTGCGGtctggtggatcatcaaggcgacCTGCCTTCTCTAGCAGTCGTGAAGTCGTTCTTGTTGGGAGTGACTCTTCTCGCACGATAGATGTGAGCTCTGCAGTCAAAATTTCCAGTGTTCAAAGAGGCTTGCCTATTGTATCTTCAGAGCAGAAGCATCCCTCTTCTGGTAGAAACTCCTTAAATATAAAGACATTTGAATCAACTCTTAGGGGCATTGAGAGCCTGCACTTCAACAATGAAGAAAGAGTACAATATTAGTGAAATGCCAACCTCAGTTCTTTCCCACTGTAAATTTACAATCAGATACTGTTATGCACACGAAAGTGGAATGTGGTGTTATGCGTCTCTATATCATCTAGTTGCAACGCATATGTCTTTTTTTGTACATCAGCAGACAATACAGTTGAGATACCCTCTGATGGAATATGTATAGCAACACACTGCGAGCATCTTAACGGTTCCAAATTTGTAATGGAACATTAGAGCTTACATTCTGCTACTGTACATGCATTTCTGAATTTAATGGACCAAACAGCATTGCAAATAAGCAGCATCACTGTTTAGCATTGCTGATGGACTGTAAGGTTTTCAAATTAGCCAGTATGCCCATTACTATTAGATTTCGAGTATACCCTCTTTAATTGTTTCAATATTCAAAATTTTCCGCAACCTCAAATGTGAGCCTGAATAATTAATTTCTATTGCAAAGGAATATTGATTTCGGCAGTTAGCATGACATGGTCATTTTCATTGGTGATAATGAATGCTGATTTCATATTATCGTCTAGATGTATATAATCTTGCTTTGTATCTCTTATGGTAAAAGAAGCATTTGATTGtggatatttaatattttatctatttatttattttaattaattaataataatttaatataatt contains:
- the LOC110642285 gene encoding casein kinase 1-like protein 2 isoform X1, giving the protein MEPRVGNKFRLGRKIGSGSFGEIYLGTNIQTNEEVAIKLETIKTKHPQLQSESRLYKILQGGTGVPNVRWFGVEGDYNVLVMDLLGPSLEDLFNFCSRKLSLRTVLMLADQMINRVEFVHSKSYLHRDIKPDNFLMGLGRRATQVYIIDFGLAKKYRDTSTHQHIPYRENKNLTGTARYASMNTHLGIEQSRRDDLESLGYVLMYFLRGSLPWQGLKAGNKKQKYEKISEKKVSTSIEALCRGNPTEFASYFHYCRSLRFDDKPDYAYLRRLFRDLFIREGFQFDYVFDWTILKYQQSQIANPPTRVLGPVAGPSSGMPPTGANVDKQSGGEEGRPGWPSTDSSRRRNSGPITSSVNIFKQKGPVANDLSSSKDAALSSSNFLRSGGSSRRPAFSSSREVVLVGSDSSRTIDVSSAVKISSVQRGLPIVSSEQKHPSSGRNSLNIKTFESTLRGIESLHFNNEERVQY
- the LOC110642285 gene encoding casein kinase 1-like protein 2 isoform X2, whose protein sequence is MEPRVGNKFRLGRKIGSGSFGEIYLGTNIQTNEEVAIKLETIKTKHPQLQSESRLYKILQGGTGVPNVRWFGVEGDYNVLVMDLLGPSLEDLFNFCSRKLSLRTVLMLADQMINRVEFVHSKSYLHRDIKPDNFLMGLGRRATQVYIIDFGLAKKYRDTSTHQHIPYRENKNLTGTARYASMNTHLGIEQSRRDDLESLGYVLMYFLRGSLPWQGLKAGNKKQKYEKISEKKVSTSIEALCRGNPTEFASYFHYCRSLRFDDKPDYAYLRRLFRDLFIREGFQFDYVFDWTILKYQQSQIANPPTRGPVAGPSSGMPPTGANVDKQSGGEEGRPGWPSTDSSRRRNSGPITSSVNIFKQKGPVANDLSSSKDAALSSSNFLRSGGSSRRPAFSSSREVVLVGSDSSRTIDVSSAVKISSVQRGLPIVSSEQKHPSSGRNSLNIKTFESTLRGIESLHFNNEERVQY